In the Brassica napus cultivar Da-Ae chromosome A7, Da-Ae, whole genome shotgun sequence genome, one interval contains:
- the LOC106454275 gene encoding uncharacterized protein LOC106454275 — MDSGLSWADQWDTNPDPPPSCTKEDEGKKKTKKDKDGSRRIFGKTILGFKWMKDLRKKPEK, encoded by the coding sequence ATGGATTCAGGGCTATCATGGGCTGATCAATGGGATACAAACCCTGACCCTCCTCCGAGTTGTACAAAAGAAGATGAaggcaaaaagaaaacaaagaaggaCAAAGATGGAAGCAGAAGAATCTTTGGGAAAACCATACTTGGATTTAAATGGATGAAGGATCTCCGCAAGAAACCTGAAAAGTGA